The Alosa sapidissima isolate fAloSap1 chromosome 5, fAloSap1.pri, whole genome shotgun sequence genome has a window encoding:
- the msx2b gene encoding homeobox protein MSH-D, whose protein sequence is MSSPTDLRDSGSPEAVSRDRAMEERKAQVSSHPFSVESLMSGCKSHKESPAKAEDASWNNFVRTHSVLYPGRDTCSPEGMRTHITPTSPVKLESPESEDDCSSWAANSKFSSQQRVSAACLLRKHKTNRKPRTPFTTSQLLALERKFRQKQYLSIAERAEFSSSLTLTETQVKIWFQNRRAKAKRLQEAELEKLKMSSKPPLPPAFGLPFPLSAMSLYGQTYPYHRPLVPLAPTALYGTPLGYSMYPLS, encoded by the exons ATGTCATCCCCGACTGATCTACGGGACAGTGGTTCACCCGAAGCAGTGAGTCGAGACCGAGCGATGGAGGAGCGCAAAGCCCAAGTATCAAGTCACCCATTCAGCGTGGAATCGCTAATGTCAGGCTGTAAGAGTCACAAGGAGTCGCCAGCTAAAGCAGAGGACGCATCGTGGAACAATTTTGTACGGACACATTCCGTTCTGTATCCCGGTAGAGACACGTGCAGTCCGGAGGGAATGAGAACGCACATCACTCCAACTTCACCGGTCAAACTCGAGTCGCCGGAGTCGGAAGACGATTGCAGTTCTTGGGCAGCAAACTCCAAATTCTCATCACAGCAAC GCGTGAGTGCTGCCTGTCTGCTGCGAAAGCACAAGACCAACCGCAAACCTCGCACACCCTTCACTACCTCGCAGCTGCTGGCCCTGGAGAGAAAGTTCCGGCAGAAGCAGTACCTGTCCATCGCCGAGCGGGCCGAGTTCTCCAGCTCGCTCACGCTCACCGAGACCCAGGTGAAGATCTGGTTCCAGAACCGACGGGCCAAGGCCAAGAGACTGCAAGAGGCCGAGCTGGAGAAGCTCAAGATGAGCTCCAAGCCCCCGTTGCCCCCAGCCTTCGGCCTGCCTTTCCCCCTCAGTGCTATGTCTCTGTATGGACAGACGTACCCCTATCACAGGCCCCTGGTGCCCCTGGCCCCCACCGCACTCTACGGCACGCCACTAGGCTACAGCATGTACCCCCTCTcttga